Proteins from a genomic interval of Streptococcus sp. D7B5:
- a CDS encoding peptidase U32 family protein encodes MEKIIITATAESIEQVEQLLEAGVDRIYVGEKDFGLRLPTTFSYEELRTIAKLVHDAGKELIVAVNALMHQDMMDRIKPFLDFLEEIKTDYITVGDAGVFYVVNRDGYSFKTIYDASTMVTSSRQINFWGQKAGASEAVLAREIPSAELFKMPEILEIPAEVLVYGASVIHHSKRPLLQNYYNFTHIDDEKTRKRDLFLAEPSDPESHYSIFEDNHGTHIFANNDLDLMTKLTELVEHGFTHWKLEGLYTPGQNFVEIAKLFIQARSLIQEGKFSHDQAFLLDEEVRKLHPKNRFLDTGFYDYDPDMVK; translated from the coding sequence ATGGAAAAGATTATCATTACAGCAACTGCTGAAAGTATTGAACAAGTTGAACAACTACTCGAAGCTGGCGTAGATCGTATCTATGTCGGTGAGAAAGATTTTGGACTTCGTCTGCCAACGACCTTTAGTTATGAAGAGTTGCGCACCATCGCTAAGCTCGTTCATGATGCGGGTAAGGAATTGATCGTTGCAGTCAACGCCCTCATGCACCAGGATATGATGGACCGTATCAAGCCTTTCCTAGACTTCTTGGAAGAAATCAAGACAGACTATATTACTGTTGGGGATGCAGGTGTCTTTTATGTGGTCAACCGTGATGGCTATTCCTTTAAGACTATCTACGATGCTTCAACCATGGTGACAAGCAGTCGTCAGATTAACTTCTGGGGTCAAAAGGCAGGCGCCTCTGAGGCTGTTTTGGCGCGTGAAATTCCATCTGCTGAACTCTTCAAGATGCCAGAGATTTTGGAAATTCCTGCTGAAGTCTTGGTTTACGGAGCTAGTGTCATTCACCATTCTAAGCGCCCGCTCTTACAAAACTACTATAACTTTACGCATATCGACGATGAAAAGACGCGTAAACGTGACCTTTTCTTAGCAGAACCAAGTGACCCAGAGAGCCATTATTCCATCTTTGAAGACAATCATGGTACTCATATCTTTGCCAACAATGACCTTGATTTGATGACCAAATTGACAGAATTGGTGGAGCATGGTTTTACCCATTGGAAGCTAGAAGGACTCTACACACCAGGTCAAAACTTTGTAGAGATTGCTAAACTCTTTATCCAAGCTCGCAGTTTGATCCAAGAGGGCAAATTCAGCCATGATCAAGCCTTCTTGCTGGATGAAGAAGTTCGTAAACTTCACCCTAAAAACCGTTTCCTTGATACAGGATTTTATGACTACGATCCTGATATGGTTAAATAG
- the rpiA gene encoding ribose-5-phosphate isomerase RpiA encodes MENLKKMAGIKAAEFVKDGMVVGLGTGSTAYYFVEEIGRRIKEEGLQITAVTTSSVTSKQAEGLNIPLKSIDQVDFVDVTVDGADEVDSQFNGIKGGGGALLMEKVVATPSKEYIWVVDESKLVEKLGAFKLPVEVVQYGAEQVFRRFERAGYKPSFREKDGQRFVTDMQNFIIDLALDVIEDPIAFGQELDHVVGVVEHGLFNQMVDKVIVAGRDGVQILTSTKAN; translated from the coding sequence GTGGAAAATCTGAAGAAAATGGCAGGTATCAAGGCTGCTGAGTTTGTCAAGGATGGCATGGTAGTCGGACTTGGAACGGGCTCTACTGCCTACTATTTCGTAGAAGAAATCGGTCGTCGGATCAAGGAAGAAGGTTTGCAGATTACTGCTGTGACAACTTCCAGTGTGACTAGTAAACAGGCTGAAGGGCTAAACATCCCACTCAAGTCGATTGATCAAGTGGATTTTGTCGATGTGACGGTTGATGGGGCGGATGAAGTAGATAGCCAGTTCAACGGGATCAAAGGCGGAGGTGGTGCCCTTCTGATGGAGAAGGTTGTGGCAACGCCCTCAAAAGAATACATTTGGGTGGTAGATGAAAGCAAACTGGTAGAGAAACTAGGTGCTTTTAAATTGCCTGTGGAAGTGGTTCAGTATGGTGCAGAACAGGTCTTTCGTCGGTTTGAGCGAGCTGGCTACAAACCAAGTTTCCGTGAAAAAGACGGTCAACGTTTTGTGACCGATATGCAGAACTTTATCATTGACCTAGCCTTGGATGTCATTGAAGATCCAATTGCTTTCGGGCAAGAATTGGACCATGTCGTTGGTGTCGTAGAGCACGGCTTGTTTAACCAAATGGTGGATAAGGTCATCGTAGCGGGACGAGATGGTGTTCAGATTTTAACTTCAACAAAAGCAAACTAA